One genomic segment of Stenotrophomonas sp. 704A1 includes these proteins:
- the infB gene encoding translation initiation factor IF-2 codes for MSQQTTIRKLAELVNTPVEKLLEQLAGAGMKFSGPDQVVTSSEKVKLLGFLRRSHGKPEQAPEETDQSAKKITLNRRKQQEVTVNSGRSKTTVNVEVRQKRTYVKADGGRAMTPDEERADILRKLEESRARNLAEQQALAEKDRLRDEAIVRAREEEIAAKERAEAEKKAAEEAAVAAKAAEALAASQPKVRAPIDETAPRPPRTPAAAPAAPRGAPPRSDDRNNRSAPRNERGPGDRFAGQMHLSAADRARRGNSNSNNRGRPGSRPSSGRRDMSRGGGNAGPHAFERPTAPVVREVAIGETITVADLAQKLALKGGEVVKALFKMGVMATITQSIDHDTAALVTEELGHKAIRANDNDAEDALLASAGEAQGEAVQRPPVVTIMGHVDHGKTSLLDYIRRTKVATGEAGGITQHIGAYHVDTPKGVISFLDTPGHAAFTSMRARGAKLTDIVVLVVAADDGVMPQTKEAIQHARSAGVPLIVAINKIDKSGADPMRVKNELLSEQVVAEEFGGDIQMVEISAKTGLGIDDLLDAVSVQAELLELKAVDEGRANGVVIESSLDKGRGPVATVLVQQGRLKKGDYLVCGIQYGRVRALFDETGKQPEFAGPSIPVQVLGLSGVPEAGDDFVVVDDERLAKDVAQQRETKRRESRLVATAGSRMEDIMATLGKGEGQQVLNLVIKADVQGSVQALSQALVALSNEDIRINVIHSGVGGITESDANSAAASKATVIGFNVRADASARRIIESNGVDLRYFSIIYDVIDQVKQVASGLLGVEIREEIIGIAEVRDVFRSSKLGAVAGSMVIEGVVKRNKPIRVLRDSVVIFEGELESLRRFKENVEEVRNGTECGIAVKAYNDVKPGDQIECFERIEVPRTL; via the coding sequence ATGTCGCAGCAAACCACCATCCGCAAGCTTGCCGAACTGGTCAATACACCGGTCGAAAAACTGCTGGAACAGCTGGCCGGTGCCGGCATGAAGTTCAGCGGTCCCGACCAGGTCGTGACCAGCAGCGAGAAAGTGAAGCTTCTGGGCTTCCTTCGTCGTTCGCACGGCAAGCCCGAGCAGGCCCCGGAAGAGACCGATCAGTCCGCAAAGAAGATCACGCTCAACCGTCGGAAGCAGCAGGAAGTGACGGTCAATTCCGGTCGCAGCAAGACGACCGTGAATGTCGAGGTGCGCCAGAAGCGTACCTACGTCAAGGCTGATGGTGGTCGCGCGATGACCCCGGACGAAGAGCGCGCGGACATCCTGCGCAAGCTCGAAGAGTCGCGTGCGCGCAACCTTGCCGAGCAGCAGGCGCTGGCCGAGAAGGACCGCCTGCGTGACGAGGCCATCGTCCGTGCACGCGAGGAAGAAATCGCCGCCAAGGAGCGTGCCGAGGCCGAGAAGAAGGCGGCCGAGGAAGCTGCGGTTGCCGCCAAGGCGGCCGAGGCGCTGGCCGCCAGCCAGCCCAAGGTGCGCGCGCCGATCGACGAAACCGCGCCGCGCCCGCCGCGCACCCCCGCGGCAGCCCCGGCTGCTCCGCGTGGTGCGCCGCCGCGCAGCGACGACCGCAACAACCGCAGCGCGCCGCGCAACGAGCGTGGCCCGGGCGACCGTTTCGCCGGCCAGATGCATCTGTCGGCCGCCGACCGTGCCCGTCGTGGCAACAGCAACAGCAACAACCGTGGCCGTCCGGGCAGCCGTCCGTCGTCCGGTCGCCGCGACATGTCGCGTGGCGGTGGCAACGCCGGTCCGCACGCCTTCGAGCGTCCGACCGCCCCGGTCGTGCGTGAAGTGGCGATCGGCGAGACCATCACCGTGGCCGACCTGGCGCAGAAGCTCGCGCTGAAGGGCGGCGAGGTGGTGAAGGCGCTGTTCAAGATGGGCGTGATGGCCACCATCACCCAGTCCATCGACCACGACACCGCGGCGCTGGTCACCGAGGAACTGGGCCACAAGGCCATCCGTGCCAACGACAACGATGCCGAAGACGCACTGCTGGCGTCGGCGGGTGAGGCCCAGGGCGAAGCCGTGCAGCGTCCGCCGGTGGTCACCATCATGGGCCATGTCGACCACGGCAAGACCTCGCTGCTGGATTACATCCGCCGCACCAAGGTCGCCACCGGCGAAGCCGGCGGCATCACCCAGCACATCGGTGCCTACCACGTCGATACGCCGAAGGGCGTCATCAGCTTCCTGGATACCCCGGGCCACGCCGCGTTCACCTCGATGCGTGCCCGCGGCGCCAAGCTGACCGACATCGTGGTGCTGGTCGTGGCCGCCGATGACGGCGTCATGCCGCAGACCAAGGAAGCGATCCAGCACGCCCGTTCGGCGGGTGTGCCGCTGATCGTGGCGATCAACAAGATCGACAAGTCCGGTGCCGACCCGATGCGGGTCAAGAACGAGCTGCTCTCCGAGCAGGTCGTGGCTGAAGAGTTCGGTGGTGACATCCAGATGGTGGAGATCTCGGCCAAGACCGGCCTGGGCATCGACGATCTGCTGGACGCCGTCTCGGTGCAGGCCGAGCTGCTGGAACTGAAGGCCGTGGACGAAGGCCGCGCCAACGGCGTGGTCATCGAATCCTCGCTGGACAAGGGCCGTGGCCCGGTCGCGACGGTGCTGGTGCAGCAGGGTCGCCTGAAGAAGGGCGACTACCTGGTGTGCGGCATCCAGTACGGCCGCGTGCGCGCCCTGTTCGACGAAACCGGCAAGCAGCCGGAGTTCGCCGGCCCGTCCATCCCGGTGCAGGTGCTGGGTCTGTCCGGCGTGCCGGAAGCCGGTGACGACTTCGTCGTCGTCGACGACGAGCGCCTGGCCAAGGACGTTGCCCAGCAGCGCGAAACCAAGCGCCGTGAATCGCGCCTGGTCGCCACTGCGGGCAGCCGCATGGAAGACATCATGGCCACCCTGGGCAAGGGCGAGGGCCAGCAGGTCCTCAACCTGGTCATCAAGGCCGACGTGCAGGGTTCGGTGCAGGCCCTGAGCCAGGCACTGGTCGCGCTGTCCAACGAAGACATCCGCATCAACGTGATCCACTCCGGCGTGGGCGGCATCACCGAGTCGGACGCCAATTCGGCGGCCGCTTCGAAGGCCACCGTCATCGGCTTCAACGTGCGTGCGGATGCGTCGGCCCGTCGCATCATTGAATCCAACGGCGTGGACCTGCGTTACTTCTCGATCATCTATGACGTGATCGATCAGGTGAAGCAGGTGGCCTCCGGTCTGCTGGGCGTGGAGATCCGCGAAGAGATCATCGGTATCGCCGAGGTCCGCGACGTGTTCCGCAGCTCCAAGCTGGGCGCCGTCGCCGGTTCGATGGTCATCGAGGGCGTGGTCAAGCGCAACAAGCCGATCCGTGTCCTGCGCGACAGCGTGGTGATCTTCGAGGGCGAGCTGGAATCGCTGCGCCGCTTCAAGGAGAACGTCGAGGAAGTCCGCAACGGTACCGAATGCGGTATCGCGGTGAAGGCCTACAACGACGTCAAGCCGGGTGACCAGATCGAGTGCTTCGAGCGTATCGAAGTGCCGCGCACCCTGTAA
- the rpsO gene encoding 30S ribosomal protein S15, with protein MSIDTQKVIEDNKRSSADTGSPEVQVALLTARIELLTGHFKTHKKDHHSRRGLLQMVNRRRSLLDYLKKKDVERYKALIEKLGLRR; from the coding sequence ATGTCGATCGACACCCAGAAGGTCATTGAAGACAACAAGCGCAGCTCGGCTGACACCGGCTCCCCGGAAGTCCAGGTTGCACTGCTGACCGCCCGCATCGAACTGCTGACCGGCCACTTCAAGACCCACAAGAAGGATCACCACAGCCGCCGCGGCCTGCTGCAGATGGTCAACCGCCGTCGCAGCCTGCTCGACTACCTGAAGAAGAAGGACGTCGAGCGTTACAAGGCCCTGATCGAGAAGCTTGGCCTGCGTCGCTAA
- a CDS encoding winged helix-turn-helix transcriptional regulator, producing the protein METLRLLDLEIDRSAQRVERGGVVLPVQGLSWRLFEVLLAHGGNVVDFDTLAGQVWAPAVVGEDAISQRVKLLRQALGDDGRRPRYIRSVRGRGYQLCAAPAPLQPPAPPRRRLRRWPWIVAAGSGLALGVVALWPRPAPPSPAQTLLQRADYYAGIGQASNNQRAIALYRQALQVDPESSPARRGLSRALSAQGCLFNGPAEQVREGLALAGQELQRAPGQGATHALRGYAYDCLGRMAEAIADYERAVALDPGDERTRASLAYLQQERGQLARALRDNLALKAPERIRFRDVQVARELELLGFTRAAAQRHARNFQLYPDNVFANIAWPRSLYVAGAIEPARQALAEAMARGTPHPQLLRLQGELALQAGDRAAAADAFERGRRLRPQQSLGQTLAALHAQPAASPAWIARRLAALQGQPDDGWSDAALERALLQQAAGDPQAALSALQQAVDGGFRDAAWLRATPLFLPLHEAPGWPALLARIDADVAAQRAQVLAAAWRPAELAGLSAAPATGTR; encoded by the coding sequence ATGGAGACGCTGCGCCTGCTCGACCTGGAGATCGATCGATCCGCGCAGCGGGTCGAGCGTGGCGGCGTCGTGCTGCCGGTGCAGGGGCTGAGCTGGCGCCTGTTCGAGGTGCTGCTGGCCCACGGCGGCAACGTCGTCGATTTCGACACCCTCGCCGGACAGGTCTGGGCACCGGCGGTGGTCGGCGAGGACGCGATCAGTCAGCGGGTCAAGCTGCTGCGCCAGGCGCTGGGCGATGACGGCCGGCGTCCGCGCTACATCCGCTCGGTGCGGGGGCGCGGCTACCAGCTGTGTGCGGCGCCGGCGCCGCTGCAACCGCCAGCACCACCGCGCCGCCGATTGCGGAGGTGGCCGTGGATCGTCGCTGCCGGCAGCGGGCTGGCGCTCGGCGTCGTCGCGCTGTGGCCGCGCCCCGCACCGCCCAGTCCGGCGCAGACCCTGCTGCAACGCGCGGACTACTACGCCGGCATCGGCCAGGCCAGCAACAACCAGCGCGCGATTGCCCTGTACCGGCAGGCGCTGCAGGTCGATCCCGAGTCCAGTCCGGCGCGTCGGGGGCTGTCACGTGCACTGTCCGCGCAGGGCTGCCTGTTCAACGGCCCGGCCGAGCAGGTGCGCGAAGGCCTGGCGCTGGCCGGGCAGGAGCTGCAGCGGGCACCGGGGCAGGGCGCCACGCACGCGCTGCGCGGGTATGCCTACGACTGCCTCGGGCGGATGGCAGAGGCCATTGCCGACTATGAGCGCGCGGTGGCGCTGGACCCGGGCGACGAGCGCACACGGGCGTCGTTGGCCTACCTGCAGCAGGAGCGCGGCCAGCTGGCACGCGCACTGCGTGACAACCTCGCGCTGAAGGCACCCGAGCGGATCCGTTTCCGCGATGTGCAGGTGGCGCGTGAACTGGAGCTGCTCGGCTTCACCCGCGCGGCGGCACAGCGCCACGCGCGCAATTTCCAGCTGTACCCGGACAACGTATTCGCCAACATCGCCTGGCCGCGCAGCCTCTACGTGGCCGGTGCCATCGAACCGGCGCGGCAGGCACTGGCCGAGGCGATGGCGCGTGGCACGCCGCATCCGCAGCTGCTGCGGCTGCAGGGGGAGCTGGCGCTGCAGGCAGGGGATCGCGCGGCAGCGGCCGATGCGTTCGAACGCGGCCGCCGCTTGCGCCCGCAGCAGTCGCTCGGACAGACCCTGGCCGCCCTGCATGCGCAGCCGGCGGCCTCGCCGGCATGGATCGCCCGGCGCCTGGCGGCGCTGCAGGGGCAGCCCGATGACGGCTGGTCCGATGCAGCGCTGGAACGGGCGCTGCTGCAGCAGGCGGCGGGCGATCCGCAGGCGGCGCTGTCCGCCCTGCAGCAGGCGGTCGACGGCGGCTTTCGCGATGCGGCGTGGCTGCGTGCCACGCCGCTGTTCCTGCCCCTGCATGAGGCGCCGGGCTGGCCGGCGTTGCTGGCGCGGATCGATGCCGATGTCGCCGCGCAGCGCGCCCAGGTGCTGGCCGCCGCGTGGCGCCCGGCCGAGCTGGCTGGCCTCAGCGCAGCGCCGGCAACAGGAACTCGGTGA
- the pnp gene encoding polyribonucleotide nucleotidyltransferase: MAKITKTFQYGKHTVTLETGEIARQAGGAVIVKFDDTVLLVSAVAAKSAREGQDFFPLTCDYQEKFYAGGRIPGGFFKREGRATEKETLISRLIDRPIRPLFPEDYKNEVQIIATVMSLNPEIDGDIPALIGASAALSLAGTPFKGPIAAAKVGYKDGQYILNPTVSELKESQLELVVAGTANAVLMVESEAALLSEDVMLGAVTFGHREMQKVINAINELTVEAGTKPSTWEAPAKNTALISAVQEAVGARLGEAFQVRDKLQRRDAISAIKKDVVESLAGRVAAEGWNPAELSKEFGELEYSTMRNSVLDTKVRIDGRALDTVRPITVKTSVLPRTHGSSLFTRGETQAIVTITLGTARDGQVIDAVSGEYKENFLFHYNFPPYSVGETGRMMGPKRREIGHGRLAKRGVLAVMPSLEAFPYTIRVVSEITESNGSSSMASVCGSSLALMDAGVPVKAPVAGIAMGLVKEGDRFVVLSDILGDEDHLGDMDFKVAGTAEGISALQMDIKIEGITEEIMKQALQQAKAGRLHILGEMAHGLTAPREELSDYAPRLLTIKIHPDKIREVIGKGGSTIQAITKETGTQIDIQDDGTIVIASVNAIAAQAAKARIEQITSDVEPGRIYEGKVAKIMDFGAFVTILPGKDGLVHVSQISSERVEKVGDKLKEGDVVKVKVLEVDKQGRIRLSMKAVEEGEGVSAE; this comes from the coding sequence GTGGCAAAAATCACCAAAACCTTCCAGTACGGCAAGCACACCGTCACGCTTGAGACTGGCGAAATCGCCCGCCAGGCCGGTGGCGCCGTCATCGTCAAGTTCGACGACACCGTGCTGCTGGTCTCCGCCGTCGCCGCCAAGAGCGCGCGTGAGGGCCAGGACTTCTTCCCCCTGACCTGCGACTATCAGGAGAAGTTCTACGCCGGTGGCCGCATCCCGGGTGGCTTCTTCAAGCGTGAAGGCCGTGCGACCGAGAAGGAGACGCTGATCTCGCGCCTGATCGATCGTCCGATCCGTCCGCTGTTCCCGGAAGACTACAAGAACGAAGTGCAGATCATCGCCACGGTCATGTCGTTGAACCCGGAAATCGACGGTGACATCCCGGCGCTGATCGGTGCCTCGGCAGCACTGTCGCTGGCCGGTACCCCGTTCAAGGGCCCGATCGCCGCCGCCAAGGTCGGTTACAAGGATGGCCAGTACATCCTCAACCCGACCGTGTCCGAGCTGAAGGAATCGCAGCTGGAGCTGGTCGTGGCCGGTACCGCCAACGCCGTGCTGATGGTGGAATCCGAAGCCGCGCTGCTGTCCGAAGACGTGATGCTGGGCGCCGTGACCTTCGGTCACCGCGAAATGCAGAAGGTCATCAACGCCATCAACGAGCTGACCGTCGAAGCCGGCACCAAGCCGTCGACCTGGGAAGCCCCGGCCAAGAACACCGCGCTGATCAGCGCCGTGCAGGAAGCGGTCGGCGCGCGCCTGGGCGAAGCCTTCCAGGTGCGTGACAAGCTGCAGCGCCGCGACGCCATCTCGGCGATCAAGAAGGACGTGGTCGAGTCCCTGGCCGGCCGCGTTGCCGCCGAGGGCTGGAACCCGGCCGAACTGTCGAAGGAATTCGGCGAGCTGGAATACAGCACCATGCGCAACTCGGTGCTGGACACCAAGGTCCGCATCGATGGCCGTGCGCTGGACACCGTCCGCCCGATCACCGTGAAGACCAGCGTGCTGCCGCGTACCCACGGCTCTTCGCTGTTCACCCGTGGCGAGACCCAGGCCATCGTGACCATCACCCTGGGCACCGCCCGTGATGGCCAGGTGATCGATGCCGTCTCCGGTGAGTACAAGGAAAACTTCCTGTTCCACTACAACTTCCCCCCGTACTCGGTGGGTGAGACCGGCCGCATGATGGGCCCGAAGCGTCGCGAGATCGGCCACGGCCGTCTGGCCAAGCGCGGCGTGCTGGCAGTGATGCCGTCGCTGGAAGCCTTCCCGTACACCATCCGCGTCGTCTCGGAAATCACCGAGTCGAACGGTTCCTCGTCGATGGCCTCGGTCTGCGGTTCGTCGCTGGCCCTGATGGACGCCGGCGTGCCGGTGAAGGCGCCGGTTGCCGGTATCGCCATGGGTCTGGTCAAGGAAGGCGATCGCTTCGTCGTCCTGTCCGACATCCTGGGTGACGAAGATCACCTGGGTGACATGGACTTCAAGGTGGCCGGTACCGCTGAGGGCATCTCCGCCCTGCAGATGGACATCAAGATCGAAGGCATCACCGAAGAGATCATGAAGCAGGCACTGCAGCAGGCCAAGGCCGGTCGTCTGCACATCCTGGGCGAGATGGCCCACGGCCTGACCGCTCCGCGCGAAGAGCTGTCGGACTACGCGCCGCGCCTGCTGACCATCAAGATCCACCCGGACAAGATCCGCGAAGTGATCGGCAAGGGTGGCTCGACCATTCAGGCCATCACCAAGGAAACCGGCACCCAGATCGACATCCAGGACGACGGCACCATCGTCATCGCCTCGGTCAATGCCATCGCTGCGCAGGCCGCCAAGGCCCGCATCGAGCAGATCACCTCGGACGTCGAGCCGGGCCGCATCTACGAAGGCAAGGTCGCCAAGATCATGGACTTCGGTGCGTTCGTCACCATCCTGCCGGGCAAGGACGGCCTGGTCCACGTGTCGCAGATCTCCAGCGAGCGCGTCGAGAAGGTCGGCGACAAGCTGAAGGAAGGCGACGTGGTCAAGGTCAAGGTGCTGGAAGTCGACAAGCAGGGCCGTATCCGCCTGTCGATGAAGGCCGTGGAAGAAGGCGAAGGCGTCAGCGCCGAGTAA
- the nusA gene encoding transcription termination factor NusA: protein MSKELLLVVDAVANEKGVPREVIFDAIEAALASAAKKRYPDEEVLTRVVIDHKDGSYETYRRWEVVADDVVMESPDRQIRLMDAVDEAEGVDVGDYIEEQIENPDFGRIAAQAAKQVIVQRVREAERQQVVDAWKDRVGELITGVVKRAERGNIYVDLGGNAEGFIPKDKGIPRDVLRAGDRVRGYLAEVRSEPRGPQLFISRAAPEFMIELFKLEVPEVGQGLVEIKACARDPGDRAKIAVLAHDQRTDPIGACIGMRGSRVQAVSNELNGERVDIVLWNENPANFVINAMAPAEVQSIIVDEDKHSMDLAVAEDRLAQAIGKGGQNVRLASRLTGWQLNVMTQDQVTAKSEAEQAAARQLFMDKLEVDEEIAGILVSEGFGTVEEIAYVPVGELLAVEGFDEDIVEELRARARDALLNEALAVEEGLEDGQPAQDLLSLKGMDEATAYALAGHGVRTSEDLSDLAADEVMDFGIEGLDQERAAALILAARAEEIARLERGE from the coding sequence ATGAGCAAGGAACTGTTGCTGGTAGTGGACGCGGTCGCCAACGAGAAGGGCGTGCCGCGTGAAGTGATCTTCGATGCCATCGAGGCCGCCCTGGCCTCGGCAGCGAAGAAGCGCTATCCCGACGAGGAAGTGCTGACCCGCGTGGTCATCGACCACAAGGATGGCAGCTATGAAACCTACCGCCGCTGGGAAGTGGTGGCCGATGACGTGGTCATGGAATCGCCTGATCGCCAGATCCGCCTGATGGATGCCGTCGACGAAGCCGAAGGCGTGGATGTCGGCGACTACATCGAAGAGCAGATCGAGAACCCGGACTTCGGTCGCATCGCCGCCCAGGCCGCCAAGCAGGTGATCGTGCAGCGCGTGCGCGAAGCCGAGCGCCAGCAGGTGGTGGATGCCTGGAAGGATCGCGTTGGCGAACTGATCACCGGTGTGGTCAAGCGCGCCGAGCGCGGCAACATCTATGTCGACCTCGGCGGCAACGCCGAAGGCTTCATTCCGAAGGACAAGGGCATCCCGCGTGACGTCCTGCGTGCCGGCGACCGCGTGCGCGGCTACCTGGCCGAAGTGCGTTCGGAACCGCGTGGCCCGCAGCTGTTCATCAGCCGCGCCGCCCCGGAATTCATGATCGAGCTGTTCAAGCTGGAAGTGCCGGAAGTCGGCCAGGGCCTGGTGGAAATCAAGGCCTGCGCCCGCGATCCGGGCGACCGTGCCAAGATCGCCGTGCTCGCCCACGACCAGCGCACCGATCCGATCGGCGCCTGCATCGGCATGCGCGGTTCGCGCGTGCAGGCGGTGTCCAACGAGCTCAATGGCGAGCGCGTGGATATCGTCCTGTGGAACGAGAACCCGGCCAACTTCGTCATCAATGCGATGGCACCGGCCGAAGTGCAGTCGATCATCGTCGATGAAGACAAGCATTCGATGGACCTGGCCGTTGCCGAAGACCGCCTGGCCCAGGCGATCGGCAAGGGCGGCCAGAACGTGCGCCTGGCCAGCCGCCTGACCGGCTGGCAGCTCAACGTGATGACCCAGGACCAGGTGACCGCCAAGTCCGAAGCCGAGCAGGCCGCGGCGCGCCAGCTGTTCATGGACAAGCTGGAAGTGGACGAAGAGATCGCCGGCATCCTGGTCAGCGAGGGCTTCGGCACGGTCGAGGAAATCGCCTATGTGCCGGTCGGCGAACTGCTGGCCGTCGAAGGTTTCGACGAGGACATCGTCGAAGAGCTGCGCGCACGTGCCCGCGATGCGCTGCTCAATGAGGCCCTGGCGGTCGAGGAAGGCCTGGAAGACGGCCAGCCGGCGCAGGACCTGCTGTCCCTGAAGGGCATGGACGAAGCCACCGCCTACGCGTTGGCCGGCCACGGCGTGCGCACCAGCGAGGACCTGTCCGACCTGGCCGCCGACGAGGTCATGGACTTCGGCATCGAAGGGCTGGACCAGGAGCGCGCCGCGGCGCTGATCCTGGCCGCGCGTGCCGAGGAGATCGCCCGACTGGAACGCGGCGAATGA
- the rimP gene encoding ribosome maturation factor RimP, protein MSDKATDIANLLAPTVVSLGLELLGVEYLPAPGGATLRLYIDVPLAEQPERIINVDDCERVSREVSAQMDVEDPISGNYTLEVSSPGVDRPLFNLEQFGRHLGESAKVTLKLPQDNRRRLQGRIEAIDEAQGSITFIVDNAALVVSADNIDKARIMPDWVALGLAPSKPTGPAPKRPKPNKNSSSNEPAAKKPRAE, encoded by the coding sequence GTGAGCGACAAGGCAACCGACATCGCGAATCTGCTCGCCCCGACCGTTGTGTCGCTGGGCCTGGAGCTGCTGGGCGTTGAGTATCTGCCGGCCCCCGGCGGTGCGACCCTGCGCCTTTACATCGACGTGCCGCTGGCCGAACAGCCGGAGCGCATCATCAATGTCGACGACTGTGAGCGGGTCAGCCGCGAAGTGTCGGCGCAGATGGACGTCGAGGACCCGATCAGTGGCAATTACACGCTGGAAGTGTCCTCGCCGGGCGTCGACCGTCCGCTGTTCAACCTCGAGCAGTTCGGCCGTCACCTCGGCGAATCGGCCAAGGTCACCCTGAAGCTGCCGCAGGACAATCGCCGCCGCCTGCAGGGCCGCATCGAGGCGATCGATGAGGCGCAGGGCAGCATCACCTTCATCGTCGACAACGCCGCGCTGGTGGTGTCGGCCGACAACATCGACAAGGCGCGGATCATGCCTGACTGGGTGGCGCTGGGGCTGGCCCCGAGCAAGCCGACCGGTCCGGCGCCGAAGCGTCCGAAGCCGAACAAGAATTCTTCTTCCAACGAGCCGGCGGCAAAGAAGCCGCGCGCGGAGTGA
- the truB gene encoding tRNA pseudouridine(55) synthase TruB has product MTRIQFRRLDGILLLDKPTGMSSNAALQVARCLFRAEKGGHTGSLDPLATGLLPLCFGEATKIAGLLLGSAKAYDAEIVLGRTTDTDDAEGQLLLERPVPAISAEALQAAIAPLLGEILQRAPIYSALKQGGEPLYVKARRGDAIEAPERRVQVHAIDVLEQHPERLRLRVTCGSGTYIRSLARDLGETLGCGAHISALRRLWVDPFRAPAMVTLEQLRGLLDAGDQAAMEALLLPVAAGLSEYPRVDLDADQAQRFCVGQRQRDPAWPRGLVAVYGPESALQGLGQVDDSGLLAPQRRFNL; this is encoded by the coding sequence ATGACCCGAATTCAGTTCCGACGCCTGGATGGCATCCTGCTGCTCGACAAGCCGACCGGCATGAGCTCCAACGCCGCACTGCAGGTGGCCCGTTGCCTGTTCCGCGCCGAGAAGGGTGGCCATACCGGCAGCCTGGACCCCTTGGCGACCGGCCTGCTGCCGCTGTGCTTCGGCGAGGCGACCAAGATTGCCGGCCTGCTGCTGGGGTCGGCCAAGGCCTACGACGCCGAGATCGTGCTGGGCCGGACCACCGATACCGATGACGCCGAAGGCCAGCTGCTGCTCGAGCGTCCGGTGCCGGCGATCAGCGCCGAGGCGCTGCAGGCGGCGATCGCGCCGCTGCTCGGCGAGATCCTGCAGCGCGCGCCGATCTATTCGGCGCTCAAGCAGGGCGGCGAGCCGTTGTATGTGAAGGCCCGCCGCGGCGACGCCATCGAGGCGCCCGAACGCCGGGTCCAGGTCCATGCCATCGACGTGCTGGAGCAGCACCCCGAGCGGCTGCGGCTGCGGGTGACCTGTGGTTCGGGCACCTATATCCGCAGCCTGGCCCGTGATCTTGGCGAGACCCTGGGCTGCGGCGCGCACATCAGCGCGTTGCGGCGGTTGTGGGTGGACCCGTTCCGGGCGCCGGCGATGGTGACCCTGGAGCAGCTGCGCGGCCTGCTCGACGCCGGTGACCAAGCGGCCATGGAGGCCCTGCTGCTGCCCGTGGCCGCGGGCCTGTCCGAGTACCCCCGGGTCGACCTCGATGCCGACCAGGCACAGCGCTTCTGCGTGGGCCAGCGCCAGCGCGACCCGGCCTGGCCACGTGGCCTGGTGGCCGTGTACGGACCTGAATCGGCCCTGCAGGGTCTGGGCCAGGTCGACGACAGCGGCCTGCTGGCGCCGCAGCGCCGCTTCAACCTCTGA
- the rbfA gene encoding 30S ribosome-binding factor RbfA produces the protein MPKTFHRTDRVSAQLRRELGTLVHNAVREHGLPSVSVSDVEITRDMAHAKVFVTALMPERSAEAVKGLKELAWGLRMELARAMKLRHVPELHFHYDDSVDRGERIDNLLRDLPDTVAAEKRREGDDE, from the coding sequence GTGCCCAAGACTTTCCATCGAACCGACCGTGTCTCCGCCCAGCTGCGCCGTGAACTCGGCACCCTGGTGCACAACGCCGTGCGCGAGCACGGGTTGCCCTCGGTGAGCGTGTCCGACGTGGAAATCACCCGCGACATGGCCCATGCCAAGGTGTTCGTCACCGCGCTGATGCCGGAACGTTCGGCCGAAGCGGTGAAGGGCCTGAAGGAACTGGCCTGGGGCCTGCGCATGGAACTGGCGCGGGCGATGAAGCTGCGCCACGTGCCCGAGCTGCACTTCCACTACGACGACTCGGTCGATCGTGGCGAGCGCATCGACAACCTGCTGCGCGATCTGCCCGACACGGTCGCCGCCGAGAAGCGCCGCGAAGGCGACGACGAGTAA